The Vibrio tarriae genome includes a window with the following:
- a CDS encoding L,D-transpeptidase family protein, with protein MKSRVVAAIALLFFVIPCSATQRFVELGWIDSTSPVNEQITNPALVEQIYHSNNDQLLWSDLATANHFEAQLEVIHRASFSPLFSRQLFALKSYRQQDRWHEYDVLATDTLLQYLSYAELAPKIGIAWFFEGQLDQPLAPPSEEAQLALHMAIGNQSLARLMDEYTPQDPAYQQLLQAYQSLSSIEFNEVALYEQMERLKRPGDPLSHREALVQRLALVNLDTTSILNNVAYYDASLEKPIKQFQKMHGLQPDGVIGPQTMKWLNTSVTERLALLALNAERIRLWQTQQDSMIVVNVPGFDMKYWDAGREVFEAKVVVGKTTRPTPVMNTKLDSLIINPTWNVPHKIMVEDILPMVKRDSEYLANHHMEIIRGWNDPEVIDPALIDWEAVEPETFPYRLRQQAGVQNALGTYKFNTPNSRAIYLHDTPSKHLFNNASRAFSSGCIRVENAEKFAQTLLANQGITLDDFPVSTQAIALKKRIPVHIIYQTVWYEEGVLHYRDDIYHYDALALGNGDASPKLTKI; from the coding sequence ATGAAAAGCCGAGTCGTTGCCGCTATCGCATTGTTATTCTTTGTTATTCCATGTTCTGCCACCCAGCGTTTTGTTGAATTGGGGTGGATTGATAGCACTTCGCCGGTCAATGAACAGATCACCAATCCGGCTTTGGTTGAGCAAATCTATCACAGTAATAATGATCAGTTACTGTGGAGCGATCTTGCCACGGCGAACCATTTTGAAGCTCAGCTTGAGGTGATTCACCGTGCGAGTTTCAGTCCTTTGTTTAGCCGACAACTTTTCGCGCTCAAAAGCTATCGTCAGCAAGATAGATGGCATGAGTATGATGTGTTAGCGACCGACACTTTACTGCAATACCTCAGCTATGCTGAGCTGGCACCAAAAATCGGTATTGCTTGGTTTTTTGAAGGTCAACTTGATCAACCTCTTGCTCCGCCGAGTGAAGAGGCGCAACTGGCTTTGCATATGGCGATCGGTAACCAGTCGCTCGCTCGCTTAATGGATGAATACACCCCACAAGACCCTGCTTATCAACAACTGCTGCAGGCGTATCAATCACTCTCGAGCATTGAGTTTAATGAGGTGGCTCTATACGAGCAGATGGAGCGGCTTAAGCGTCCGGGTGACCCATTAAGCCACCGTGAAGCTTTAGTACAGCGTTTAGCTTTGGTGAATCTGGATACCACATCCATCTTGAATAATGTGGCCTATTACGACGCCTCCCTTGAAAAACCGATCAAGCAGTTTCAGAAGATGCATGGCTTGCAGCCTGATGGCGTGATTGGCCCACAAACCATGAAATGGTTGAACACATCCGTAACTGAGCGCCTTGCCTTATTAGCGCTTAATGCAGAGCGGATCCGCTTATGGCAAACCCAGCAAGACAGCATGATTGTGGTCAATGTGCCCGGTTTTGATATGAAGTATTGGGATGCCGGACGCGAAGTTTTTGAAGCCAAGGTCGTGGTGGGCAAAACCACCAGACCGACACCGGTGATGAATACCAAACTCGATTCACTGATCATCAATCCAACTTGGAATGTGCCGCATAAAATCATGGTGGAAGACATCCTACCAATGGTGAAACGTGATAGTGAGTATCTCGCCAATCATCATATGGAAATCATTCGTGGTTGGAACGATCCAGAAGTGATTGATCCTGCGCTGATTGATTGGGAAGCCGTTGAACCGGAAACCTTCCCATACCGTCTGCGCCAACAGGCAGGCGTGCAAAATGCGCTTGGGACCTATAAGTTTAATACGCCCAATTCACGCGCTATCTATCTGCATGATACGCCGAGCAAGCATCTGTTTAATAACGCGTCTCGGGCGTTCAGTTCTGGCTGTATTCGGGTAGAAAACGCTGAAAAGTTTGCGCAAACCTTACTCGCTAATCAGGGCATTACGCTCGACGATTTTCCAGTGAGCACCCAAGCGATTGCGCTCAAAAAGCGCATTCCAGTCCATATCATCTATCAGACCGTTTGGTATGAAGAAGGTGTACTGCATTATCGTGATGATATTTATCACTATGATGCTCTAGCACTCGGCAATGGTGACGCGTCTCCAAAATTGACTAAAATTTGA
- a CDS encoding TRAP transporter small permease subunit, which produces MRSLIYVERLFNRLSDLLGWLSSILFILLVANVVYDVVMRYAFNDVSIAFQELEWHLFATVFLLGIPYAIKAGGHVRVDLFYERLSMKAQAVIDILGTLFFLLPFCLLVVYFGIDFAKESYALGETSGDPGGLPYRWIIKAMIPVSFTFMAISGVGLIIHSLNKVFNPRLMHADQTK; this is translated from the coding sequence ATGAGAAGTCTGATTTATGTTGAGCGGTTATTTAACCGTCTTAGCGATCTACTGGGGTGGCTCTCCAGTATTCTGTTTATTCTGTTGGTGGCCAACGTCGTGTATGACGTTGTGATGCGCTATGCCTTTAACGATGTTTCTATCGCCTTTCAAGAATTAGAGTGGCATCTGTTTGCCACGGTTTTTTTGCTTGGTATTCCTTACGCCATTAAAGCGGGCGGCCATGTACGAGTCGATCTGTTCTATGAACGTTTATCGATGAAAGCACAGGCGGTGATCGACATTCTTGGCACTCTGTTTTTCCTGTTGCCGTTCTGCTTGTTGGTGGTCTATTTCGGGATCGACTTTGCTAAAGAAAGCTACGCGCTGGGTGAAACGTCCGGTGACCCGGGTGGTTTGCCATATCGTTGGATTATCAAGGCGATGATCCCAGTCTCTTTCACTTTCATGGCGATAAGTGGCGTCGGCTTGATCATCCACTCGCTGAATAAAGTGTTTAACCCACGTCTGATGCACGCAGATCAAACTAAGTAA
- a CDS encoding DUF2982 domain-containing protein, translating into MPTLQLYNHQIHFTPFVIKGLLALAGLITLVVIGIAESLLQAVVGILALMAWAGIAYWLMLKGQVAYTLTATHLQQHFYQGGWVVKWNNISQIGVCSYDREGWHQPLPWVGIRLKHYAPYLNSICPRLSTQLLLSQRALLYLGAQQKARHHQFEDLVLDSTPYVDAEGKQYTGLQAMLANRMQYQRDFFGYDIFISEQDLDRSAEEFVGLARRYLAAAEPVDLQ; encoded by the coding sequence ATGCCCACTTTGCAACTATACAATCATCAGATCCATTTCACGCCTTTCGTGATAAAGGGACTGTTAGCCTTGGCTGGCCTTATCACTTTGGTAGTCATTGGCATCGCCGAATCCCTTTTGCAAGCCGTGGTCGGAATACTCGCGCTCATGGCTTGGGCAGGCATTGCCTACTGGTTGATGTTAAAAGGACAAGTGGCTTACACATTAACGGCAACCCATCTACAGCAGCATTTTTATCAAGGCGGTTGGGTGGTGAAATGGAATAATATCAGCCAGATTGGTGTATGCAGTTACGATCGGGAAGGCTGGCATCAACCTCTACCTTGGGTTGGCATTCGTCTTAAACATTACGCGCCCTACCTCAACAGTATTTGCCCTCGCTTATCGACTCAACTGTTGCTCAGTCAACGCGCCTTACTCTATCTCGGTGCTCAACAAAAAGCGCGGCATCATCAATTTGAAGATCTGGTATTGGACTCCACCCCCTATGTGGACGCCGAGGGTAAACAATACACTGGACTGCAAGCCATGCTGGCCAATCGAATGCAGTATCAACGAGACTTCTTTGGTTACGATATTTTTATTTCAGAGCAGGACTTGGATCGCAGTGCGGAAGAGTTTGTCGGATTGGCTCGGCGCTATCTTGCCGCTGCCGAGCCAGTGGATCTTCAGTAG
- a CDS encoding imelysin family protein, with product MKKTVTLLAVSLLAACQSAPDMEHPSQAVFELEREYAHILAQQTKQLQQRMAHYCQAPTTDISPLKQEWQASMQGWMALQGQQRGPSAALDLSWNMQFWPDKKDTTGHKMKQLLAKPPVWEVDDIAKQSVAVQGLGALEWLIFDSASPLLTAPQQACPAAMAISATVQRNATHIAKAWQENPWQTLDDRTWRAEYIAMLSNQLEFTLSKLNRPLANIGQPRPYFSESWRSKTSLSNMRYNLLAIQTLYLADGKGMDAMLRQQGMNATADRVTTQLAGIIETWPQHASLFDLLQTKAGYREGLVLRDKLEQLNYLLHDEVAVGLGVVIGFNATDGD from the coding sequence ATGAAAAAAACAGTGACTCTGCTAGCAGTGTCTTTGCTGGCGGCGTGTCAGAGTGCTCCAGACATGGAGCATCCTAGCCAAGCGGTCTTCGAGCTAGAGCGTGAATATGCCCACATTCTCGCTCAGCAAACCAAGCAGTTACAGCAGCGTATGGCTCACTATTGCCAAGCGCCGACGACGGATATATCACCACTGAAGCAAGAGTGGCAAGCCAGCATGCAAGGTTGGATGGCCTTACAAGGACAGCAGCGTGGGCCGAGTGCCGCATTAGATTTGAGCTGGAATATGCAGTTTTGGCCAGATAAAAAAGACACGACTGGGCATAAAATGAAGCAGCTACTCGCCAAACCGCCAGTATGGGAAGTCGACGATATTGCAAAACAGAGTGTCGCAGTACAAGGGTTGGGGGCATTGGAATGGCTCATTTTCGATAGCGCATCGCCTTTGTTGACGGCACCGCAGCAAGCTTGTCCAGCCGCGATGGCCATCAGCGCGACTGTGCAGCGTAATGCCACTCATATTGCCAAAGCTTGGCAAGAAAACCCATGGCAAACCTTGGATGATCGCACTTGGCGTGCGGAGTACATCGCGATGCTTTCCAATCAGTTGGAGTTCACGCTCTCTAAGCTCAATCGGCCGCTGGCCAACATTGGTCAGCCGCGGCCTTATTTCTCAGAGTCGTGGCGCTCGAAAACCTCGCTGAGCAATATGCGTTACAACTTATTGGCAATTCAAACGTTATACCTTGCCGATGGCAAAGGTATGGATGCGATGCTGCGCCAACAAGGTATGAATGCCACGGCGGATCGCGTCACCACGCAGTTGGCTGGGATTATCGAAACTTGGCCGCAGCATGCAAGCCTGTTTGATTTGCTGCAAACCAAAGCGGGATATCGCGAGGGTTTAGTTTTGCGCGACAAGCTCGAGCAATTGAACTATCTGCTGCACGACGAAGTGGCTGTGGGACTGGGTGTGGTCATAGGGTTTAATGCAACCGATGGTGACTGA
- a CDS encoding TRAP transporter substrate-binding protein has product MSLIHQSVSRVMKRSVLLIAAGVALFTTSAFAEEKVYRLTLAETWGPNFPIFGDTTKNMAAMAEKMSNGRLQIRIDSANKHKAPLGVFDMVKSGQYDMGHSASYYWKGKVPNTLYFTSMPFGMTTGEQYAWFYHGGGMELMEKVYSPHNMLSFPGGNTDVQMGGWFQKEINSVEDLQGLKMRIPGFAGEVLAELGAKPTNIAPGELYTSLERRTIDALEWVGPSLDLRMGFHKIAPYYYTGWHEPATELQFLVNQKTWDKLPEDLREILRVAMRTAAYDMYVQSVHESGKNWVSITQEFPDVKVKTFPAPVIKALREVNDRLLAKHAAEDPLAKEIQESQANYLKQTRSWTDISLRAYLNSESQ; this is encoded by the coding sequence ATGAGTCTGATTCATCAATCTGTATCACGAGTTATGAAGCGAAGCGTGCTGCTTATTGCGGCGGGTGTTGCGCTGTTCACAACTTCCGCTTTTGCAGAAGAGAAAGTTTACCGTTTAACACTGGCTGAGACATGGGGACCTAACTTCCCAATCTTCGGCGACACCACAAAGAATATGGCGGCAATGGCGGAGAAAATGTCCAATGGCCGTTTACAAATTCGCATTGATTCTGCCAACAAACATAAAGCGCCACTGGGTGTGTTTGATATGGTGAAATCGGGCCAATACGACATGGGACACTCCGCGTCTTATTACTGGAAAGGCAAAGTTCCGAACACTTTGTATTTTACCTCTATGCCTTTTGGTATGACGACGGGCGAGCAATACGCATGGTTCTACCACGGTGGTGGTATGGAACTGATGGAGAAGGTTTACTCTCCACACAATATGCTCTCATTCCCCGGTGGTAACACCGACGTGCAGATGGGCGGTTGGTTCCAAAAAGAGATCAACAGCGTTGAAGATCTGCAAGGGCTGAAAATGCGCATTCCCGGTTTTGCCGGAGAAGTGTTAGCGGAGCTCGGTGCCAAACCCACCAACATTGCACCGGGAGAGCTATACACCTCGCTCGAGCGTCGCACGATTGATGCGCTAGAGTGGGTTGGGCCGTCACTTGACCTACGTATGGGTTTCCACAAGATTGCACCTTATTACTACACCGGTTGGCATGAGCCAGCAACTGAGCTGCAATTCTTAGTCAACCAAAAGACGTGGGATAAATTGCCTGAAGATCTGCGTGAAATCTTACGTGTTGCGATGCGCACTGCTGCTTACGACATGTATGTTCAATCAGTTCATGAAAGTGGCAAAAACTGGGTTTCGATTACCCAAGAGTTCCCAGATGTAAAAGTGAAGACCTTTCCAGCGCCTGTGATTAAAGCCCTGCGTGAGGTTAACGACCGACTACTGGCGAAACACGCGGCAGAAGATCCACTGGCCAAAGAGATCCAAGAATCGCAAGCCAACTATCTAAAACAAACACGTAGTTGGACAGATATTTCACTGCGAGCCTACCTCAATAGCGAATCACAATGA
- a CDS encoding DUF1513 domain-containing protein: MVTDATRRHLLQVALFGCTTPWLISGCSSARSPQPALIGCAIEGRERFSVVMADNAGQAVGKLALPARGHGIAIHPRLPHAVAFARRPGQFMSVFDYQTAQQIVLRPADTQRYYYGHGVYSHDGRYLYATEGEQKTSRGVIGVYDVTHYYQKVAEWSGFGIGPHEVILMADGRLVVGVGGVHTLGREPLNLESMQPSLTYLSAQGEVLEQITLPDRHLSIRHLAHDGDNTVLCGQQYRGQPDDYPSLVAMHTGTGPLKPLQAEPEQWARFNHYIASIAATDEWILATSPPGNCYGIWSKATGELVELAALADASGVVVRHGAFQISSGSGKIILQSAPELSQSHMSNVMWDNHWSAI, from the coding sequence ATGGTGACTGATGCAACACGTCGCCACTTATTGCAAGTGGCGCTTTTTGGCTGCACGACACCTTGGCTAATCAGCGGTTGTAGCTCTGCGCGATCGCCCCAGCCAGCCTTGATTGGCTGTGCAATAGAAGGGCGAGAACGCTTTAGTGTAGTGATGGCAGATAACGCTGGGCAGGCGGTCGGTAAACTTGCCTTACCTGCTCGAGGGCATGGTATTGCCATTCACCCAAGGTTGCCGCATGCGGTGGCTTTTGCTCGCCGCCCCGGTCAGTTTATGTCGGTGTTTGATTATCAAACGGCGCAGCAAATTGTGCTGCGTCCCGCCGATACGCAGCGTTACTACTACGGACATGGTGTCTATTCACATGATGGCCGCTACTTATATGCCACGGAAGGGGAGCAGAAAACCAGTCGTGGTGTGATAGGCGTTTATGATGTGACTCACTACTATCAAAAAGTCGCGGAATGGAGCGGTTTTGGGATTGGTCCTCACGAAGTGATCTTGATGGCCGATGGTCGCTTAGTCGTGGGGGTCGGTGGTGTCCACACTTTGGGCCGTGAGCCGTTAAATCTAGAGAGTATGCAGCCGAGTTTGACTTATCTCTCAGCGCAAGGTGAGGTACTGGAGCAAATCACTTTACCTGATCGCCATCTGAGCATTCGTCATTTGGCTCATGATGGGGATAACACAGTCCTGTGTGGTCAGCAATATCGCGGCCAGCCAGACGATTATCCTTCATTAGTTGCCATGCACACGGGGACAGGTCCGCTTAAGCCATTACAAGCAGAGCCTGAGCAGTGGGCGCGTTTTAATCACTATATCGCCAGTATTGCGGCGACCGATGAGTGGATTCTTGCCACCTCTCCCCCCGGGAATTGCTATGGGATCTGGTCAAAAGCCACGGGCGAATTGGTGGAATTAGCCGCTTTAGCCGACGCTTCCGGTGTGGTTGTTCGCCATGGTGCTTTTCAAATCAGTTCGGGGTCGGGCAAGATCATTTTGCAATCTGCACCTGAGCTCTCGCAATCGCATATGAGCAATGTGATGTGGGACAACCATTGGTCAGCGATCTAG
- a CDS encoding GTP cyclohydrolase II, producing MQMLRNVHPVTKIQVSANMAEVRARVDLKVGAKSNIDAEILSFHGLQSDKEHVAVIFKSADTIQEAPLVRMHSECLTGDVFHSSRCDCGEQLEETITRMGQLGGIILYLRQEGRGIGLYNKIDAYRLQSQGMNTYEANNHLGFGDDLRDFTEAAQMLQALGVKKIRLVTNNPKKIRELKEHGIEIVEVVHTSAHIKDGNENYLKAKVSHGKHQLKL from the coding sequence ATGCAAATGTTGAGAAACGTGCATCCCGTTACAAAGATTCAAGTGAGTGCAAACATGGCGGAAGTAAGAGCCAGAGTCGATTTAAAAGTCGGTGCGAAAAGCAATATTGACGCAGAAATCCTGTCATTTCATGGACTGCAATCAGACAAAGAACACGTTGCAGTGATTTTCAAATCAGCGGATACCATCCAAGAAGCTCCGCTTGTGCGTATGCACTCGGAGTGTTTAACAGGCGATGTTTTCCATTCCTCTCGTTGTGACTGTGGTGAACAGCTAGAAGAAACCATTACTCGCATGGGACAGTTAGGCGGCATCATTCTGTATTTACGTCAAGAAGGGCGGGGCATTGGTCTGTACAACAAGATTGATGCGTATCGCTTGCAAAGTCAGGGCATGAATACTTATGAAGCCAATAATCATCTCGGTTTTGGGGATGATCTGCGTGACTTTACGGAAGCCGCGCAAATGCTACAAGCCTTGGGGGTGAAGAAGATCCGTTTGGTGACGAACAATCCGAAAAAGATCCGTGAGTTAAAAGAGCATGGCATTGAGATTGTCGAAGTAGTTCATACCTCGGCACATATCAAAGATGGTAATGAAAATTACCTGAAAGCCAAAGTTTCACACGGCAAGCATCAACTCAAACTGTAA
- a CDS encoding MBL fold metallo-hydrolase, whose protein sequence is MSLQYQVVPVTAFAQNCSIVWCDETMEGIVVDPGGDVKQLAMLIAELGVKVTQLVLTHGHLDHVGGTQSLAQALGGTQIVGPHKADNFWLQGLEGQSKMFGFPLTEAFEPDEWLDDGDVIRFGQQTLQVIHTPGHTPGHVVLFSEAARLAFVGDVLFNGSIGRTDFPQGDFNTLIGSIKNKLWPLGSDVTFIPGHGPQSTFGRERASNPFVADEMPLY, encoded by the coding sequence ATGTCTTTACAATATCAGGTGGTGCCTGTTACGGCCTTTGCTCAGAACTGCTCTATCGTGTGGTGTGATGAAACCATGGAAGGCATAGTGGTGGATCCGGGTGGTGATGTGAAACAGCTCGCGATGTTGATCGCGGAGCTAGGCGTAAAAGTAACCCAACTGGTACTGACTCATGGTCACCTTGATCACGTTGGTGGTACGCAGTCACTGGCGCAAGCTCTCGGTGGAACTCAGATTGTCGGGCCGCACAAAGCGGATAATTTCTGGCTACAAGGGCTCGAAGGGCAAAGTAAAATGTTTGGCTTTCCGCTTACGGAAGCCTTTGAACCTGATGAGTGGCTCGATGATGGTGATGTGATCCGCTTTGGTCAGCAAACTCTGCAAGTTATCCATACTCCCGGACATACACCAGGTCATGTTGTGCTGTTTAGTGAAGCGGCACGTTTGGCGTTTGTGGGTGATGTGCTGTTTAACGGCAGTATTGGCCGTACGGATTTCCCGCAAGGGGATTTCAATACTCTGATTGGGTCTATCAAAAATAAACTCTGGCCGCTTGGCAGCGATGTCACCTTCATCCCCGGTCATGGCCCCCAATCTACCTTTGGCCGTGAACGTGCCAGCAACCCATTTGTCGCGGACGAAATGCCGCTCTACTGA
- a CDS encoding DUF882 domain-containing protein has translation MQTTRRDFLKLTAGGLILAACTPSIAFASYAAKPRELALSNLHTGESIETRYFNGKNYVRSELKRLNHLCRDFRRDEVHAMDKLLFDQLCQIQLLLGTQAEVHIVSGYRSPATNKQLRSKSKGVAKKSYHMSGQAIDFRLDGVSLKKIREAAISLQAGGVGYYPKSQFIHIDTGPVRQWVGA, from the coding sequence GTGCAAACAACACGTCGAGATTTTTTAAAACTGACTGCGGGCGGATTAATTTTAGCCGCCTGTACGCCCAGCATCGCGTTCGCGAGTTATGCCGCCAAGCCAAGAGAATTGGCACTCAGTAATTTACACACAGGCGAAAGCATTGAAACGCGCTATTTCAATGGCAAAAATTATGTTCGTTCCGAATTGAAACGGCTGAATCATTTATGTCGTGATTTTCGTCGTGACGAAGTGCATGCCATGGATAAGCTGCTGTTTGATCAACTGTGCCAAATCCAATTGCTACTTGGCACTCAAGCCGAAGTGCATATTGTCTCTGGTTACCGCTCTCCCGCGACTAACAAGCAGCTACGCAGTAAATCAAAAGGCGTGGCCAAGAAAAGTTACCACATGTCTGGGCAGGCCATCGATTTCCGTTTGGATGGCGTGTCGCTAAAGAAAATTCGTGAAGCGGCGATCAGTTTGCAAGCGGGTGGTGTTGGTTACTATCCGAAAAGCCAATTTATCCACATAGATACTGGCCCTGTACGCCAATGGGTCGGTGCCTAA
- a CDS encoding di-heme oxidoreductase family protein encodes MKSSLSLLLLTSALSNFALATEIKSGGETSTTKEGANAFSMPAANLPMAKRLDFSVGNSFFRNPWVPAPASTDARDGLGPLFNTNGCQNCHIKDGRGHPPEPNDTQAVSMLVRLSIPAVTEQQKAIYAVNGVVPEPTYGGQLQDFSLPDQKPEGRIHITYDEVVVTFADGTPVALRKPNLKILDLAYGEMQPDVQMSARVAPPMIGLGLLEAIPDATLLQWADPEDRDGDGISGRVNQVLDVRTGEMAIGRFGWKAGQPNIMQQNAAAFNGDLGLTSHLFPQENCTERQTLCRDLPNGGSPEVSDNILDFVEFYAQHLAVPVRRNVQDPQVQQGEKLFAQAGCQSCHKTDVLTQELAERPALSRQRIQPYTDLLLHDMGEGLSDGRPEALASAREWRTAPLWGIGYTQEVNGHTYFLHDGRARNVLEAVLWHGGEAQASRDKVLQFDKAQRDALVAFLNSL; translated from the coding sequence ATGAAGTCGTCTTTATCTCTGTTATTACTCACGAGCGCCTTGAGCAACTTTGCTTTGGCAACAGAGATTAAATCGGGTGGGGAAACCAGTACCACGAAAGAGGGAGCCAATGCGTTTTCGATGCCGGCCGCGAATTTGCCGATGGCGAAACGCCTTGATTTTAGTGTTGGTAACAGCTTTTTCCGCAATCCTTGGGTTCCCGCTCCCGCTTCGACGGATGCGCGCGACGGACTAGGACCTCTTTTTAATACCAATGGCTGCCAAAACTGCCACATTAAAGACGGGCGCGGACACCCACCAGAGCCTAATGACACCCAAGCAGTTTCCATGCTGGTGCGTTTGAGTATTCCCGCAGTCACTGAGCAGCAAAAAGCCATCTATGCGGTCAATGGCGTAGTGCCAGAACCGACTTATGGCGGGCAGCTACAAGATTTTTCGCTACCCGACCAAAAACCAGAAGGGCGAATCCACATTACGTATGATGAAGTGGTTGTCACTTTTGCCGATGGTACTCCTGTGGCACTTCGGAAACCGAACCTAAAGATTTTGGATCTCGCTTATGGTGAGATGCAGCCAGATGTGCAAATGTCGGCGCGGGTTGCGCCGCCGATGATTGGACTTGGACTGTTAGAAGCGATCCCGGATGCGACCTTATTACAGTGGGCTGACCCTGAGGATCGCGATGGCGATGGAATTTCCGGCCGCGTTAACCAAGTGCTCGATGTACGCACTGGCGAAATGGCGATTGGCCGTTTTGGCTGGAAAGCGGGCCAACCCAACATCATGCAGCAAAATGCGGCCGCCTTTAATGGCGATCTGGGATTAACCAGCCATCTCTTTCCGCAAGAAAACTGCACCGAAAGACAGACACTCTGCCGTGATTTACCGAATGGCGGCTCACCAGAAGTGAGCGATAACATTCTGGATTTCGTCGAGTTTTATGCTCAGCACTTGGCAGTGCCTGTGCGTCGAAACGTGCAAGATCCACAGGTACAACAGGGGGAGAAACTGTTTGCTCAAGCGGGTTGCCAATCTTGTCACAAAACCGATGTTTTGACGCAAGAGCTGGCTGAGCGTCCTGCGCTTTCCAGGCAGCGTATTCAGCCGTACACCGATCTGCTGCTGCATGATATGGGGGAAGGCTTGAGTGATGGTCGTCCAGAGGCCTTGGCATCTGCGCGTGAATGGCGTACTGCCCCTTTGTGGGGGATAGGTTATACCCAAGAAGTCAATGGCCACACCTATTTCTTGCATGATGGCCGTGCGCGAAATGTGCTGGAAGCAGTGCTGTGGCACGGCGGTGAAGCGCAGGCGAGCCGCGATAAGGTACTGCAGTTTGATAAAGCGCAGCGTGACGCGCTAGTGGCATTTTTGAATTCACTCTAG
- a CDS encoding imelysin family protein: MNVKSILSSTILASLALSASSSFAAATTQTQVVEHYADIAHAVYADSRVTAQQLQKTIDRFLQAPTAQGLEEVKQAWLAARVPYQQSEVFRFGNAIVDDWEGQLNAWPLDEGLIDYVAGSYQHELGNEGANANIIANTALTIGAMKVDVKEITPELLASLNEIGGSEANVASGYHAIEFLLWGQDLNGTKVGAGARSYTDYLQGKACTNNHCDRRAQYLKAAAQLLVTDLEWMEKQWASGEKGNSRQQLLSESSENGLRKMLFGMGSLSLGELAGERMKVALEANSTEDEHDCFSDNTHNSHYYNEQGIYNIYTGSYTRADGSELKGPSLYQLVAEKDANAAKEILQQFEVARTQVGELVTAAEKNNQHFDQLIAADNAAGHAIINQAIMALVAQTGSIERAAGIIGIDNLNPDTADHEF, encoded by the coding sequence ATGAACGTTAAGTCTATTCTTTCTTCTACCATTCTGGCTTCACTTGCACTCAGTGCTTCAAGTAGTTTTGCAGCCGCCACGACTCAAACTCAAGTGGTTGAACATTATGCCGATATCGCGCATGCCGTTTATGCCGATTCACGTGTGACTGCGCAGCAACTGCAAAAAACCATCGACCGTTTCTTACAAGCTCCGACCGCACAAGGTCTGGAAGAAGTGAAACAAGCGTGGTTGGCGGCGCGTGTGCCTTATCAACAATCGGAAGTGTTCCGTTTTGGTAACGCGATTGTCGATGACTGGGAAGGTCAGTTGAACGCGTGGCCGCTAGATGAAGGTTTGATCGATTATGTGGCAGGAAGTTATCAACATGAACTGGGCAATGAAGGCGCAAATGCCAATATCATTGCCAATACTGCACTGACCATTGGCGCAATGAAAGTCGATGTGAAAGAGATCACGCCTGAACTGCTGGCCAGCCTCAACGAAATCGGTGGCTCTGAAGCCAACGTGGCATCGGGCTACCACGCGATTGAATTTCTGTTGTGGGGACAAGATTTAAACGGCACGAAAGTGGGGGCGGGTGCTCGTTCATACACGGATTATCTGCAAGGCAAAGCCTGTACCAATAATCACTGTGATCGCCGTGCACAATACCTCAAAGCAGCCGCGCAACTTTTGGTGACCGATCTTGAGTGGATGGAGAAGCAGTGGGCGAGTGGTGAAAAAGGTAACTCTCGTCAGCAATTGTTGAGTGAATCGAGTGAGAATGGCTTGCGTAAGATGCTGTTTGGGATGGGTTCTCTTTCTTTGGGTGAGCTAGCGGGGGAACGCATGAAAGTCGCGCTTGAAGCGAATTCAACCGAAGATGAGCACGACTGTTTCTCAGACAACACGCATAACTCGCACTACTACAACGAGCAGGGTATCTACAATATCTACACGGGTAGCTACACTCGCGCCGATGGTTCTGAGTTAAAAGGCCCAAGTCTGTACCAATTGGTTGCAGAGAAAGATGCCAATGCGGCAAAAGAGATCCTGCAACAGTTTGAAGTGGCGCGCACGCAAGTGGGTGAGTTAGTCACGGCAGCTGAAAAAAATAACCAGCACTTTGATCAACTGATCGCGGCAGATAACGCGGCAGGGCATGCGATTATCAATCAAGCCATTATGGCGCTCGTCGCGCAAACGGGTTCGATTGAGCGCGCGGCAGGCATCATCGGGATCGATAATCTAAACCCGGATACAGCAGATCACGAGTTTTAA